From Halodesulfovibrio aestuarii DSM 17919 = ATCC 29578, one genomic window encodes:
- a CDS encoding UTP--glucose-1-phosphate uridylyltransferase — translation MPTSGSHNTSSQTSIRNQQCSSAPRQEYGSDSPFTAYAKKMRREGIPAKVIELFTSYLSDVSELATGHIAEMHISPVKQSQLNHISELDKYEQAGEAIAKEAVAIKLNGGLGTSMGMQFAKSLLPVKDDLSFLDITVKQAVSWQEQYGGSLPLVLMNSYNTHSDTLSELRHMNGLSQLPLCFIQHKFPKIRRDTLTPAEYPDNPEHEWNPPGHGDLYASLFLSGVLDTLIRQGRKYALVSNIDNLGATLDMRMLGYMAEKNIPFLMEVTERTENDSKGGHLAKHNSGRLILREVSQCPECDLEHFQDIRKHSLFNTNNIWINLVELKNNLKKNGLPKLPLILNPKTVNPHDASSTPVYQVESAMGAAISHFTNAQAIITSRDRFIPVKRTDDLLKVMSDYYLIDHSGTLKLNEANITQNLQVNLDPRYYSKFDNIYEKFKKGVPSLASCSKLGITGDIVFNPSVSLLGDVTLDNRTGNILFLPEDITLKGAINIK, via the coding sequence ATGCCTACATCCGGTTCTCACAACACATCTTCACAAACCTCTATTCGTAACCAACAATGTTCAAGTGCACCGCGCCAAGAATACGGTTCCGACTCTCCCTTTACTGCATACGCAAAAAAAATGCGCCGCGAAGGAATTCCCGCAAAAGTTATAGAACTGTTCACGAGCTATTTATCTGATGTGTCTGAACTGGCGACGGGCCATATCGCAGAAATGCACATATCTCCGGTTAAGCAATCCCAGCTTAACCATATCAGTGAACTGGATAAATACGAACAAGCAGGAGAAGCTATTGCCAAAGAAGCTGTTGCCATCAAATTAAACGGCGGATTGGGTACGAGTATGGGAATGCAGTTTGCCAAATCTCTGCTGCCTGTAAAAGACGATCTTTCTTTTCTTGATATTACAGTAAAACAGGCAGTCTCGTGGCAGGAACAGTACGGAGGTTCACTCCCTCTTGTGCTTATGAACAGCTACAATACCCATTCAGACACGCTCAGTGAGCTACGTCATATGAATGGCTTATCCCAGTTACCGCTATGCTTTATCCAGCATAAATTTCCTAAAATACGACGTGATACGCTAACTCCTGCTGAATACCCTGATAATCCTGAACACGAATGGAATCCTCCGGGACACGGCGACCTCTACGCATCACTTTTCCTATCCGGCGTATTGGACACACTCATCCGGCAAGGGCGCAAGTATGCCCTCGTCTCCAACATCGACAACCTCGGTGCCACGCTGGATATGCGCATGTTAGGATACATGGCAGAAAAAAATATTCCATTTCTTATGGAAGTTACAGAGCGTACAGAAAATGACAGTAAAGGTGGGCATCTCGCAAAACATAATAGCGGACGTCTTATTCTACGCGAAGTCAGCCAATGTCCAGAATGTGATCTTGAACATTTTCAAGATATTAGAAAACACAGCCTCTTCAATACAAATAACATCTGGATCAACCTTGTCGAATTAAAAAACAATCTAAAAAAGAATGGACTTCCAAAGCTTCCTCTTATTTTGAATCCCAAAACAGTAAATCCGCACGACGCGTCTTCAACTCCGGTCTATCAAGTTGAAAGTGCCATGGGCGCAGCCATTTCCCACTTTACCAACGCGCAAGCCATCATCACTTCACGTGACAGGTTTATACCTGTAAAACGTACAGACGACCTTCTCAAAGTTATGTCAGACTACTACCTTATTGATCACTCCGGCACGCTTAAACTAAATGAGGCCAATATCACGCAAAATCTTCAGGTAAACCTTGATCCTAGATATTACAGCAAATTCGACAATATCTATGAAAAATTTAAAAAAGGTGTTCCGTCCCTTGCCTCGTGCAGCAAACTTGGCATCACCGGTGATATTGTCTTTAACCCTTCTGTATCACTTCTCGGTGACGTCACTCTTGACAATAGGACAGGTAACATCCTGTTCTTACCAGAAGATATCACGCTGAAAGGTGCTATAAATATCAAGTAG